One stretch of Schlesneria sp. DSM 10557 DNA includes these proteins:
- a CDS encoding sigma 54-interacting transcriptional regulator — protein sequence MARRVRTTRRLEVWLKDTSVALFVLNAHRRLVFFNAGCERLTGWVPSAVLGQVCEFVSEADPHSAAALLASLAPPANVWRGDTVTVPAVVAHRELDPVTSQIHFFPLTDTDNRVQAALGIIQSAATPSAASSVSTTQRLHVELALLRNSLRKNVGVGALIGQCAGMRRVFDQLQLAQRSSLPLLFVGETGTGREHMARVIHAAGERSDDLFVPLDCRRMPAELLESTFKRILDSHAGAGFLPGTLYLNQIDTLSRDLQYSVLRLIQSENPSAPRVMAAASKPLEPLIESEHYLEEFVYALTPMVITVPPLRSRENDMELLAQYFLEECNRNEPQQVTEIDEEVWERFRRYNWPGNVGELRTVVWEARKTCAGFKIESADLPFRFRAGVSGQAIGPRQPTRVEPLDPLLMRVEREQIELALKTARDNKAKAAELLGITRPRLYRRMEVLGIVDADSAASDNTTSVGTSEIPTAAIPETFEDTGPVEPLENGP from the coding sequence ATGGCCAGACGTGTTCGCACCACTCGCCGCCTGGAAGTGTGGCTCAAAGACACCTCGGTGGCGTTGTTCGTGCTGAATGCACACCGGCGATTAGTCTTCTTCAATGCGGGCTGCGAGCGTCTGACGGGGTGGGTCCCCTCCGCCGTACTGGGGCAGGTTTGCGAGTTCGTCTCGGAAGCTGACCCGCACTCAGCGGCTGCTCTTCTGGCATCGCTGGCCCCCCCTGCCAATGTCTGGCGAGGCGACACGGTGACCGTGCCCGCCGTCGTGGCACATCGTGAACTCGATCCCGTCACCAGCCAGATCCATTTCTTTCCTCTGACAGATACCGATAACAGGGTTCAGGCCGCGCTGGGGATTATCCAGTCTGCAGCAACCCCTTCTGCAGCGAGTTCGGTTTCCACGACGCAGCGCTTGCACGTGGAATTGGCCCTACTGAGAAATTCGTTGCGAAAGAACGTCGGGGTGGGGGCACTGATCGGTCAATGTGCGGGGATGCGACGCGTCTTCGATCAACTGCAATTGGCACAGCGTTCCTCCTTGCCGTTGCTGTTTGTCGGTGAGACAGGAACGGGTCGCGAACATATGGCTCGCGTCATTCATGCGGCGGGAGAGCGAAGTGACGACCTGTTCGTACCCCTGGACTGCCGAAGGATGCCTGCTGAACTCCTGGAGTCGACTTTTAAGCGGATTCTCGATTCGCATGCCGGCGCAGGATTTCTGCCGGGGACCCTTTATCTCAACCAGATCGACACGCTGTCCCGCGATCTGCAGTACAGCGTCTTGAGGCTGATCCAGTCTGAGAATCCCTCCGCACCACGAGTCATGGCAGCCGCGTCCAAGCCACTCGAACCACTCATCGAATCCGAGCATTATCTCGAAGAGTTTGTGTATGCTCTGACACCGATGGTCATCACGGTTCCACCCTTGCGCAGTCGTGAGAACGATATGGAGTTGCTGGCGCAATACTTCCTGGAGGAATGCAATCGGAACGAACCCCAGCAGGTGACGGAGATCGACGAAGAGGTCTGGGAGAGGTTTCGGCGATACAACTGGCCGGGGAATGTGGGCGAACTTCGCACCGTTGTCTGGGAGGCACGCAAGACATGCGCTGGCTTCAAGATCGAATCGGCTGACTTGCCATTTCGATTTCGGGCCGGAGTCAGCGGGCAGGCGATCGGTCCGCGGCAGCCGACTCGTGTCGAGCCGTTAGACCCTCTGTTGATGAGGGTCGAGCGTGAGCAAATTGAATTGGCGTTGAAGACGGCCCGCGACAATAAGGCGAAAGCAGCAGAGCTTCTGGGGATCACTCGCCCCCGACTCTATCGTCGAATGGAAGTATTAGGAATCGTCGATGCGGATTCCGCAGCTTCCGATAACACGACGTCTGTCGGCACCAGCGAGATCCCCACCGCGGCAATCCCGGAAACCTTCGAAGACACGGGGCCTGTTGAACCCCTCGAGAACGGTCCCTGA